CAACAGAAGTTTCTGTGGGAGAGTCTGTACGCGCCAGACTTCATGAAGGCGAATTGATTTGTCTGGTAAAGCGTACCCATCCTTCAACGTAAGAAATTTTCTTTCGCTTCATGTTCCGCCATGGCTATAATACAGGTCAGGTTCAAAGATCATAAACCCATGATACAAGAAAACTGAATCGCTGATTATCTCGGACAATATTTATGGCTGTACTGAAATTTGAAAAAGCACTGTCTCGCTTGGAAACTATTGTGGCCGAGTTGGAGCGCGGGGAGCTTTCCTTGGATGAATCCTTGAGGATTTTTGAGGAAGGAGTCAAGCTCTCAAAAACCTGCCTGAAAATGCTGGATGATGCAGAACGCAAAGTGGAGATCCTTGTGCAAGACAAGGATGGAAGAAAGCGTATACAGGCTTTTTCGATTGAGGATTCCAATTCACCAGAATCGTAAATTTTCTCCACGACTCTCTCTTTCAATACGTGATCTTCGCATTGTCTG
Above is a window of Candidatus Nitrospira neomarina DNA encoding:
- the xseB gene encoding exodeoxyribonuclease VII small subunit, with amino-acid sequence MAVLKFEKALSRLETIVAELERGELSLDESLRIFEEGVKLSKTCLKMLDDAERKVEILVQDKDGRKRIQAFSIEDSNSPES